CCGGACCGGCGCGGCTACGGCGGCAGTCCGGACGTCGAGCGCAGCGACTACGCGCAGGATGCCGAGGACATCGCCGAGCTGCTCGACGGCGGTGCGCACCTGGTCGGGCACTCCTCGGGCGGTGTGGTCGCGCTGCTCGCGGCTACGCGCGCTCCGGATTCGGTGCTGTCGTTGACGTTGATCGAGCCCGCGTGCTTTCAGGTCGCCGCTGACGCACCGCTGGTCGCTGCCGCTTTGGAACGCAACCGCGCGGCAGTTGCGTCGGTGCCGCCGGATCTTTCCGACGCGGATCTGGTGCGCCTGAACTTCGAGTCGGTCGGCTTCGAAGCGCCCGAGCCGACCCCGGAACTCGCCCGCGCCACGCGGACCGCGCTGAACGAGTTCCCGGCCTGGGAAGCGCAGATCCCGCTCGACCGGCTCGGCGCGTTCCCGAAGCTGGTGATCACCGGTACCTGGGAGAACGCGCCGCAGGCGTACCGGGAGCACGGCGGAGAGCCGATCATGCAGTGCGCTGCGGTCACCGCCGAACGCATCGGTGCGGATCTGCTGCGGGTCGACGGCGCTTCGCACTGGCCGCACAGCCAGCGCGCGGACGTCGTCAACGCGGCGCTGCGCGAGTTCTGGAAAGCAGGCGCGTTGCGCGGTTAGTGTCTGGGACCACCCGCGGAATGGAGGCCCCATGTCCGATCTTCGCGCCAGCACCGTTGCCGATGTCCTGCGGCGCAGCGCCGCACGGGTTCCGGACCGGGTCGCGCTCCGGTTCGTCGACGGCGCCGGGCGGGAGGCGGAGTGGACCTACGCCGAGCTCGACGACGCGGTCAGCCGCGCCGCAGGACTGCTGCTGGCCGCGGGCGCCGGCAAGGGCGACCGGATCGCGGCCTACGGCAAGAACTCCGACGCCTACCTGATCGGCTTCCTCGCCTGCGCGCGGGCGGGGCTGGTGCACGTGCCGATCAACTACAACCTGACCTCCGGTGAGCTCGCCTACCTGCTGGCGCAATCGGAGAGCAGCATCGCGCTGGTCGACCCCTCGCTGGCGGGCGAACTCGACCGGGTCCGGGCCGAAACCCCGGTGCGGCAGGTGATCCCGCTGCGCGGCGACGAGGATTCGCTGCTGGCGCGATGCGTCGCAGGGCCCGTTCCCGAACTCGACGTGGAGGTCTCCGACGACGACCTGGTGCAGCTGCTCTACACCTCGGGCACGACGTCGCTGCCCAAGGGCGCGATGATGACGCACCGCGCGCTGCTGCACGAGTACCTGTCCTGCCTGGCGGCGCTGGACTTCGCCGAGGACGACCAGCCGCTGCACGTGATGCCGCTGTACCACTCCGCGCAGATGCACGTGTTCCTGCTGCCGAACCTGATGATCGGGGCCACCAACCGGCTGCTGGAGGTGCTGGAACCGGGCGAGGTGCTCCGGCGGATCGAAGACGAGCGGATCGGTTCGTTCTTCGCCGCGCCGACCGTCT
This portion of the Saccharopolyspora antimicrobica genome encodes:
- a CDS encoding fatty acyl-CoA synthetase — its product is MSDLRASTVADVLRRSAARVPDRVALRFVDGAGREAEWTYAELDDAVSRAAGLLLAAGAGKGDRIAAYGKNSDAYLIGFLACARAGLVHVPINYNLTSGELAYLLAQSESSIALVDPSLAGELDRVRAETPVRQVIPLRGDEDSLLARCVAGPVPELDVEVSDDDLVQLLYTSGTTSLPKGAMMTHRALLHEYLSCLAALDFAEDDQPLHVMPLYHSAQMHVFLLPNLMIGATNRLLEVLEPGEVLRRIEDERIGSFFAAPTVWVALANHADFAERDLKSLRKAYYGASIMPGPVLQRLRERLPELGFYNCFGQSEIAPLATVLRPEEHDERPDSAGRPVLFVEAKVVDEQGAEVAPGESGEIVYRSPQLCTGYWNKPAETAEAFRGGWFHSGDLVRRDEAGYVFVVDRIKDVINTGGVLVASREVEDVLYAHPAVAEVAVVAVPDPKWIERIAAVVVAKAEVTEAELVEHARGRLAGFKVPKEIHFLDDLPRNSSGKLLKRVLRDQLAG
- a CDS encoding alpha/beta fold hydrolase, with amino-acid sequence MTAIHVTERGSGERAVFVHGSGSWATHDAFGFGAQLPLAEDFRIVLPDRRGYGGSPDVERSDYAQDAEDIAELLDGGAHLVGHSSGGVVALLAATRAPDSVLSLTLIEPACFQVAADAPLVAAALERNRAAVASVPPDLSDADLVRLNFESVGFEAPEPTPELARATRTALNEFPAWEAQIPLDRLGAFPKLVITGTWENAPQAYREHGGEPIMQCAAVTAERIGADLLRVDGASHWPHSQRADVVNAALREFWKAGALRG